A window of the Ogataea parapolymorpha DL-1 chromosome V, whole genome shotgun sequence genome harbors these coding sequences:
- a CDS encoding Calcium-binding mitochondrial carrier SAL1 yields MPEESLTERLQRHKKLFDEIDTKNNGKFTLEDFERALQFTDHPLKDSHFAISQIYKSLAGQEAASDWISFDKFNQYLIQAEAQLAKGFENVDRDHDGKVTKKDVESYLFKLGLKPTPSEVDTFFRKLDFEDRGFVTFEMFRDGLLFIPRLEGSRVRTAFKFLNDEMENISSEGDVTVSDDVLKSVGYFLAGGLSGVVSRTCTAPFDRVKVFLIARTDLASTLLNNRQELQSKIEEKVHHPVSKKKIQSPLVRAAKTLYKQGGLRAFYVGNGLNVLKVFPESAMKFGSFEATKKFLCGIEGVDDVSKLSKVSTFVSGGVGGVIAQITVYPIDTLKYRIQCASLDSKEKGNQLLVKTAKDMFKEGGVRIFYRGLPLGLGGMFPYAALDLGTFSTVKKWYIKKTAEKQHCSVDDVVLPNYLVLTLGAVSGTFGATMVYPINLLRTRLQAQGTFAHPYTYDGFFDVFKQTISREGVPGLFKGLVPNLAKVAPAVSISYLMYENLKVLFKLE; encoded by the coding sequence ATGCCTGAAGAAAGCCTGACAGAGCGGCTGCAGCGCCACaagaagctgtttgacgagatcgatACAAAAAACAACGGGAAGTTCACGCTCGAGGATTTCGAGCGAGCGCTGCAATTTACAGACCATCCACTCAAAGACTCGCATTTCGCAATTTCTCAGATCTACAAGTCTcttgctggccaagaagcaGCTAGTGACTGGATCAGCTTTGACAAGTTTAACCAGTACCTCATCCAAGCAGAGGCCCAATTGGCCAAGGGCTTCGAGAACGTCGACCGTGACCACGACGGCAAGGTCACAAAGAAGGATGTGGAGTCGTACCTGTTCAAGCTGGGTTTAAAACCCACCCCATCCGAAGTTGACACCTTTTTCAGAaagctggattttgaggacCGCGGGTTTGTCACGTTCGAGATGTTCCGTGACGGCCTGCTGTTCATTCCGCGGCTGGAAGGATCGCGAGTCCGCACAGCCTTCAAATTCCTCAACGATGAGATGGAGAACATCTCGTCTGAAGGAGATGTCACCGTCAGCGACGATGTTCTCAAAAGCGTGGGATATTTCCTTGCGGGAGGGCTGTCCGGTGTTGTTTCCAGAACCTGCACAGCGCCCTTTGATCGAGTTAAGGTGTTCCTGATCGCAAGAACCGACCTGGCGTCGACGCTTCTAAACAACAGACAAGAATTACAGAGCAAAATTGAGGAGAAAGTGCACCACCCTGTgtccaagaagaagatccagTCGCCACTGGTCCGCGCCGCAAAGACATTGTACAAACAAGGTGGGCTTCGTGCATTCTACGTTGGAAATGGACTCAACGTCCTCAAGGTGTTCCCCGAGAGCGCGATGAAGTTCGGGTCGTTTGAGGCCACCAAGAAGTTTCTGTGTGGCATCGAAGGAGTAGACGACGTGTCAAAGCTTTCGAAAGTGTCCACCTTCGTTTCAGGGGGTGTTGGTGGAGTTATTGCACAGATCACCGTTTATCCAATAGATACGCTCAAATATCGAATCCAATGCGCATCTTTGGATTCCAAGGAAAAAGGTAACCAGTTACTCGTGAAAACCGCCAAAGACATGTTTAAGGAAGGGGGAGTGAGGATATTTTACAGAGGATTACCGCTGGGACTGGGCGGAATGTTCCCATACGCGGCTTTAGACCTCGGCACCTTCTCCACTGTGAAAAAATGGTACATTAAAAAAACTGCCGAAAAACAGCACTGTTCCGTCGATGACGTGGTACTTCCGAACTACCTGGTGCTCACCCTGGGTGCCGTTAGCGGTACCTTTGGAGCCACTATGGTGTACCCGATCAACCTGCTTCGAACGAGATTGCAGGCTCAGGGAACATTTGCGCATCCTTATACTTACGACGGATTCTTTGATGTGTTTAAGCAGACAA